The DNA region AGAGAAATAAAAGAGCTTGAGCCAACATTCAAAAAAAATTTTGGAATTAAAACAAAAGAATCGTTGTTGCCGCCGCCTCCAAAATATTATATCATAGAAGGTTTATATACCATCGGAAGCGTTGGTACTGTAAGCCAAACACCTTCGTCTGACTGCGATATATGGCTATGCTATAATAAAGAAGATTTTGATAGAAAAGCATGGACTCACTTGAATTATAAAATTAATCTTATTAAAGACTGGTTTGATTTAAATATCAAAATACCAGTTTATTTTTTTATATCCGATGTCAACGATATACGAAGGAATTTTTTTGGAAATGTTGACTCTGAAAGTTCGGGCAGCACCCAAAGAAATGTCCTTAAAGAAGAATTTTACCGCACAACTATAGTGATTTGCGGCAAAATTCCTTTATGGTGGGTATGTTATAGCAAAAATGAGGAATTAAATTATGATGAAATAGCAAAAAAAATAGAAGAAGACGAAACATTTATGAACCTTGATTTAATAGACTTCGGAAATCTTGAAAGCATAGACAAGGACGAATATTTCGGTTCGGCTATATGGCAAATAAGAAAATCTTTTACAAGACCTCTTAAATCTATAATAAAAATGGCACTTTTAAAAATGCTTGTGGAGGAATCTTCTCAAAATCTTATGAGCCACAGGCTTAGAGAAAATGTTTTAGATAAAAAAAACCATGAAGAATTTATCGACCCGATAATTTTTACTATTAAATCAATATTTGATTATTATCAATTAATCGGTAAAAATAGTATTATAAATTTTTTGAATGAATGTTTTTTTCTAAGGTGCGATATTAAACCATTTGACAAAAAGTTCAGCCTTAAAAAAAGGCTTATGAGCGAGCTATTAAAAGAATACCAAATAGATATAGAAACCCAGGTTAAATTAAGCAATTTTGATGAATGGGACTTTAATTCTCAAATTAAGCTCGGCAATCGTTTATTTATTCTTCTTTTAAGAATGTATAAAGAAATTTCAGTAGCTTATGACGGAAATAAGACTCAGATAGATAGACAGGATTTAACAATCTTAGGTAGAAAAATCGCCGCGTATTATGAGAAAAAAAATCATAAAATACCTGTAATCAAAAAACCGACTGGAAAGCTTAATATCTCCGAATTAACGCTTAATATCGAAGAAAACGTCTGGACAATTTTTCCAAATAATGATAAGTCCTCGCCCCTTGTCGCAAGTCAGGATATTATACATGTCCTTGCTTTTATAGTCTGGAATAATTTTTTTTCCCAAAACCAAATAAAAATGATTCCAAATGCGTCAAGGGTTACAATTCAAGAGATAACGAATTTATCCATAAAGCTTAAAGAATTTTTTGGAACTTATGATTCCCTTGACATTGAATATGATTATTATTTAAAAAACGAGTTCATCATAAAATTATTTGTTGTTATAAGCTTTGAAAGTTCACCTTGGGATAAAGATATTAACGATTTTGGAGTTATTTACTTAAACAATTGGGGGGAGTTATTTGTAAGAAGATTTAAGGCCCCTGGCAAATTAAGAGATTTTCTAAAAGAGTTATGCGGAGATAAGCAAGGGCTTAATATAAAATATTATCTCCAAAGGAATTCAAGCTCCTATGAAAAAATAATTGAAAGAACAAAACAAATAATACTTTTATCTATAGGAATTTAAAACGTGATATTTTAAGATTACTCAATTTGAGTTATATTCCAAAAATGAGATTTATACGATAAGCTTAAACTTGTACATTTACTATTTTTAGCCTTAGCCATATTTTTATAAATTTTATATATTCTATTTTAGAGATATATATTAAAAAGGAGAAACAAATGTCTGAGATTGATCTAATGTTAAAATTTGATATTAAACCTGTATCAACTGAAATTATTCCAAAACTTCAACATAAAATTGATAACAAAACAAAGCCTATTGGAGCGTTAGGAGAATTAGAAAAAATTGTTTTACAAATAGGCCAAATCCAAAATACTACTTCTCCTAAGCTTACAAATCCAACTATAATAGTATTTGCAGGAGATCATGGAATCGCAAAAGAAGGCGTTAGCCCTTATCCTCAAGAAGTAACATATCAAATGGTTTTAAACTTTTTAAACGGAGGGGCAGCCATTAATGTTTTTTGCAGGCAGAATGGAATTAACCTTAAAGTTGTTGATGCTGGCGTTTCTATGGATTTTAATAATAATGAAAATATTATCAATGCAAAAATGGGTAAAGGCACAAGAAATTATCTTTACGAACCAGCGATGGAATTACAACAATGCGTTCAGGCTATTTTAAAAGGAGCTAAAATAGTAAAAAATGAATTCAATAATGGGTGTAATATTATAGGTTTTGGAGAAATGGGCATAGGTAATACTTCATCTGCCGCTATATTAATGAGTCTTTTATGTGATATTCCAATCGAAAAATGCGTTGGAAGAGGAACGGGTCTTGATGACAAAGGCTTAGAAAAGAAAAAAGCTATTCTCGTTCAAGCCATAAACAATAGACTATGTGATAAATCCGCTATTTCTGCTTTATATACATTTGGAGGTTTTGAAATTGCGATGATGTGCGGTGCTATGCTTCAAGCTGCTGAACTCGGAATGATAATTTTAGTTGATGGATTTATTGCAACTTCCGCTTTTATAACCGCATTTAATATAAATAAAACTATAATGGATTATGCAATTTTTTGCCACGAATCAGACGAACAAGGTCATAGATTAATGCTTCAATATTTAAATGCAACTCCTTTAATATCTTTAAAAATGAGACTTGGAGAAGGAACAGGAGCGGCTGTTGTTTATCCTATAATTAAGTCAGCAGTAAATTTTATTAATGAAATGGCTTCTTTTGAATCTGCTGGCGTAAGTAATAAAAATAGTGAATAACTTAAAATACCTATACTATGAACTTAAATAAAGAATTTCAAATATTTTTAAATGCTGTATCTTTTTTAACCCGCATACCTATATTTAAATTCAGCGGATATTCCGAAGAAAATTTTAATAACTCAAAAAAATATTTTCCAGCCGTAGGAATTATTGTAGGTTTAATATCAGCATCTATATTTTTTGTCGCTAATCTTATCTTTTCTTTTAATATTGCAGTAGCCATGAGTATGGCTGCAACAATAATTATAACTGGAGCTTTTCACGAAGACGGTTTTGCTGATGTGTGTGATGGGCTTTTTGGAAGTTTTACAAAAAAAAAAGTACTTGAAATAATGAAGGATTCAAGAATAGGAAGCTTTGCTGGATGCGGACTTATATTGATTTTAATGATAAAATTTCTAAGTCTTTCTGAAATTGAAATAAAAATGATTCCTTTTGTAATGATAGCGGGACATAGTATAAGTAGATTTGTACCATTGCTATTGATGTTTTTGTATGATTATGTTCAAATTGAATCTGTGAGTAAAATCAAAGATATTACTCAAAAAGTAAAAATTTATGATCTTATATTTGCTGGTTGTTGGGCTATTTTACCATGTTTTTTATATTTTTTTCTTTTTCATGACTTTAAATTTTTTTTAGTAATTATACCTTCAGTAATTACAGCCTTACTCATGGGGATGTATTTTAAAAAACGGATAGGCGGCTATACCGGTGATTGTCTTGGGGCTGTCCAGCAGGTATCAGAAGTTATATTTTATATCTTCATCGGAGGAAAATTATGGATATATATTTAATACGCCATACTGAACCGGATGTTAAAAAAAGTACTTGTTATGGCCAATCAGATGTTGGGATATTAGCTTCTTTTACAAATGAGGCTGAATCAGTTAAAAAAAAGTTTGAAATCAGCGAAGATGCTGTATTTTATTCAAGCCCTCTCACTCGCTGTAAATTACTTGCTGAGTCTTTGTGCCCAAAAGAAAAAATTAAATTTGATAATCGCATAATGGAAATTAATTTTGGAGATTGGGAGTTAAAGGCTTGGGATGATTTCAATGAAGAAATTTTTGCAAAATGGTCGGATAATATTGTTGATTATAAGATACCTGGAGGGGAATCGTTCAGGGATTTATATGAAAGAAGCATTGTTTTTTTAAATGAAATTTTTGAAACAAATCATCCACAAGTAGCGATTGTTACCCATGCTGGAGTTATAAGAGCGTGCATAGTGTACATATTAGGGATGCCCCTTGAAAATCTTTTTAGAATTCACCTTGATTTTGGAAGCATATCTAAGTTAAATATCGAAGATAAAAAAATAAAGATTATATATGTAAACAAATAACTAAATGAGGATTTTATGTCGGTTTTTGAATATGCAGCATTAAATAAAAATGGAAAAAATCTAACAGGTATAATAGATGCCGATAGCCCTCAAAATGCTAAAAGCAAACTACGTAATCAAGGAATTTTCCCAACATCTATAAAAGAAACTCGGGATTTTATACGAAAAAAAGAAGATAACACTATTATAAAATCCAGTTATAGAAGAGTTAAAGCATATGAGTTAGCAATGACAACTCGTCAGCTTGCAACTCTTATTGGGGCTCATTTTCCGTTAGTCAATGCTATTGACACCCTTATTCCTCAAACCAAATCAAAGCATTTTAAGAAAATACTTGCGCAAATAAAAAATTCGATAGTTGAAGGCTCAAGTTTTGCAGGGGCTCTATCGTCGTATCCTTCGATTTTTTCTCAGCTTTTTATAAACATGGTAAAGGCAGGAGAATCGTCAGGTACTCTTGAAATTGTTCTTGAAAGGCTTGCCGATATTATGGAGAAGCAGGAAGCTTTAAAAAATCGAATTAAAGCCGCTCTAACTTATCCTATATTAATGGCAATTTTGGGAACAGTAGTTTTATTTCTTCTTCTTACATTTATAATTCCAAACATAACATCAATATTCACTGATATGAAAAAAGTTCTACCAGCTCCAACTCGTTTTCTTATCGGAACAAGTCATTTTGTTAAATCATACTGGTGGTTAATTGTTTTATGTATAGCATCAATAATTCTAACGATAAATCAAATAAAAAAGACAGAAAATGGAAGATATTTTTTTGATAAACGAAAATTGAGTTTTCCAATAGTTGGTGAAATAATTACAAAATTATCAACAGCAAGGCTTTCTCGAACGCTTGGATCTCTTCTTGAAAATGGAGTTACAATGCTTTTAGCTCTTGGAATAGTTCAAAATATAGTTGAAAA from Desulfobacterales bacterium includes:
- a CDS encoding class I adenylate cyclase — translated: MLKKILLRNTKRFIEYNDKRKKVFAEIAPKESEYILYLLPWLLSINHPLCPGYVPEVKYPFRVFNVGNVREIKELEPTFKKNFGIKTKESLLPPPPKYYIIEGLYTIGSVGTVSQTPSSDCDIWLCYNKEDFDRKAWTHLNYKINLIKDWFDLNIKIPVYFFISDVNDIRRNFFGNVDSESSGSTQRNVLKEEFYRTTIVICGKIPLWWVCYSKNEELNYDEIAKKIEEDETFMNLDLIDFGNLESIDKDEYFGSAIWQIRKSFTRPLKSIIKMALLKMLVEESSQNLMSHRLRENVLDKKNHEEFIDPIIFTIKSIFDYYQLIGKNSIINFLNECFFLRCDIKPFDKKFSLKKRLMSELLKEYQIDIETQVKLSNFDEWDFNSQIKLGNRLFILLLRMYKEISVAYDGNKTQIDRQDLTILGRKIAAYYEKKNHKIPVIKKPTGKLNISELTLNIEENVWTIFPNNDKSSPLVASQDIIHVLAFIVWNNFFSQNQIKMIPNASRVTIQEITNLSIKLKEFFGTYDSLDIEYDYYLKNEFIIKLFVVISFESSPWDKDINDFGVIYLNNWGELFVRRFKAPGKLRDFLKELCGDKQGLNIKYYLQRNSSSYEKIIERTKQIILLSIGI
- the cobT gene encoding nicotinate-nucleotide--dimethylbenzimidazole phosphoribosyltransferase, producing the protein MLKFDIKPVSTEIIPKLQHKIDNKTKPIGALGELEKIVLQIGQIQNTTSPKLTNPTIIVFAGDHGIAKEGVSPYPQEVTYQMVLNFLNGGAAINVFCRQNGINLKVVDAGVSMDFNNNENIINAKMGKGTRNYLYEPAMELQQCVQAILKGAKIVKNEFNNGCNIIGFGEMGIGNTSSAAILMSLLCDIPIEKCVGRGTGLDDKGLEKKKAILVQAINNRLCDKSAISALYTFGGFEIAMMCGAMLQAAELGMIILVDGFIATSAFITAFNINKTIMDYAIFCHESDEQGHRLMLQYLNATPLISLKMRLGEGTGAAVVYPIIKSAVNFINEMASFESAGVSNKNSE
- the cobS gene encoding adenosylcobinamide-GDP ribazoletransferase, producing the protein MNLNKEFQIFLNAVSFLTRIPIFKFSGYSEENFNNSKKYFPAVGIIVGLISASIFFVANLIFSFNIAVAMSMAATIIITGAFHEDGFADVCDGLFGSFTKKKVLEIMKDSRIGSFAGCGLILILMIKFLSLSEIEIKMIPFVMIAGHSISRFVPLLLMFLYDYVQIESVSKIKDITQKVKIYDLIFAGCWAILPCFLYFFLFHDFKFFLVIIPSVITALLMGMYFKKRIGGYTGDCLGAVQQVSEVIFYIFIGGKLWIYI
- the cobC gene encoding alpha-ribazole phosphatase, coding for MDIYLIRHTEPDVKKSTCYGQSDVGILASFTNEAESVKKKFEISEDAVFYSSPLTRCKLLAESLCPKEKIKFDNRIMEINFGDWELKAWDDFNEEIFAKWSDNIVDYKIPGGESFRDLYERSIVFLNEIFETNHPQVAIVTHAGVIRACIVYILGMPLENLFRIHLDFGSISKLNIEDKKIKIIYVNK
- the gspF gene encoding type II secretion system inner membrane protein GspF: MSVFEYAALNKNGKNLTGIIDADSPQNAKSKLRNQGIFPTSIKETRDFIRKKEDNTIIKSSYRRVKAYELAMTTRQLATLIGAHFPLVNAIDTLIPQTKSKHFKKILAQIKNSIVEGSSFAGALSSYPSIFSQLFINMVKAGESSGTLEIVLERLADIMEKQEALKNRIKAALTYPILMAILGTVVLFLLLTFIIPNITSIFTDMKKVLPAPTRFLIGTSHFVKSYWWLIVLCIASIILTINQIKKTENGRYFFDKRKLSFPIVGEIITKLSTARLSRTLGSLLENGVTMLLALGIVQNIVENVLIKQAVEKAVVDVGKGHELGKSLASSNIFPHLAVQMIQVGETTGDLEKMLTKIADIYETEVESSILSLTSLLEPLMILCMGVVTGFIVLSICLPIFEMNQLVK